The Aspergillus luchuensis IFO 4308 DNA, chromosome 4, nearly complete sequence DNA window GTGGAGATAATGCTGGATGACTTCTTGGCCTCCAGGGCTGCAAGCCAGGCTCCTGCCGTCTCCTCACTATCTCCCGGTCGAATATACAGCAGGTTTGGCATAGCACGGTAGAGCGCTGCCAGCTCTATCGGCTGGTGTGTcggaccatcttctcccatgCCAATGGAGTCGTGAGTAGCAGCGTGGATAACCTGAAGGTGCTGCAGAGCCCCCATGCGCACGGCAGGAGCAGCATAAAGATAGAAcatgaaaaaggaagaagtaaTAGGGATGAATGTGTTTGGAGCGAACGCTGCCAGCCCGTTCGAGATGGCACACATGGCATGTTCACGCACTCCGAAGTGGATATATCGGCCGGAATAGTTACCGTTGATATTGCAAGTAGTACGTAGATCAGGCTGTACCTAGTGAGTATGGTGCCACTAAATGGTCTAAGAGAAACGGCAAGAATGAACTTACGTGCTGGAAATCAACCTTGCCTGGCCAGATCATGTTCACGGACGGGCTCAGGTCAGCCGTTCCGACCATGAAAGACTTAATATCTTTAGCCAGAGGGTTGAATACTAGGCCGGATGAGGCTCTCGTAGCTGTTGGCTTGTCAGGGAAGCTGGAAGGTATAAGGTCTTTCCAGTTCGAAGGCAGCTCTCCGTGAATGCGTCTCTggaactcctccccaagcTCCGGATGTTCTGCGCTATATTGCTTCACTAACGAGTTCCACTGCTGAACAAGAGCTTCGCCTCGAGCGGGGAGCTCCTGGAAGAACTCTCGGACTGTATCACTGATGACGAAGTGCTCGTCAGGGTTGAAGccatacttcttcttcatctctgctACGTCTGGAGCACCAAATGCGGCACCatgagcagcagccatgCCTTCCACCTTACTGCCTAGACCAATGATGGTCCGGACGTTAATGAAAGTAGGCTTTTCTGGGGAGGCGCGAGCCTCCTCCAAGGCTTGGACAATCCCCTCGATATCATAGCAACCATCTTCCACATCAATGACGTCCCAGCCACAGGCACGCATCTTAGCGTTGATATCCTCTGTGTTGGTCAGATCGACTGAACCATCGCAGGTTATCTGGTTGTTATCGTAGATGACTGTCAGGTTGTTGAGTTTGAGATGGCCCGCGAAGGAGATCGCCTCGAGTCCGACTCCTTCTTGCAGACATGCATCTCCTATCATACACCAGGTGTGGTTTGATACGACATCATACCCTGGACGGTTGAAGTTGGCCGCCAGATTCTTCGTGGCCATGGCAAGACCAACAGCATTGGCGATGCCCTGACCTAAGGGGCCTGTGGTGACTTCGATGCCCTCGTGTTCGATTTCCGGGTGGCCCGGACATAATGCGTCGACGCGGTCGGAGTGATAGGACTTGAGCTGCTCGAAAGTCATGGCTCTGTAGCCAGTGAGATGTAAAAAGGCGTA harbors:
- a CDS encoding uncharacterized protein (COG:G;~EggNog:ENOG410PFPE;~InterPro:IPR029061,IPR020826,IPR033248,IPR033247, IPR009014,IPR005474,IPR005475;~PFAM:PF13292,PF02779,PF00456;~go_function: GO:0003824 - catalytic activity [Evidence IEA]); this translates as MAVGPVPQSNGASALPLVRQLSKDHDHVLKSFRLLISDLCQQFGGGHPGGAIGMAAIGVALWRYVMRYAPHTPEYFNRDRFILSNGHTCLFQYAFLHLTGYRAMTFEQLKSYHSDRVDALCPGHPEIEHEGIEVTTGPLGQGIANAVGLAMATKNLAANFNRPGYDVVSNHTWCMIGDACLQEGVGLEAISFAGHLKLNNLTVIYDNNQITCDGSVDLTNTEDINAKMRACGWDVIDVEDGCYDIEGIVQALEEARASPEKPTFINVRTIIGLGSKVEGMAAAHGAAFGAPDVAEMKKKYGFNPDEHFVISDTVREFFQELPARGEALVQQWNSLVKQYSAEHPELGEEFQRRIHGELPSNWKDLIPSSFPDKPTATRASSGLVFNPLAKDIKSFMVGTADLSPSVNMIWPGKVDFQHPDLRTTCNINGNYSGRYIHFGVREHAMCAISNGLAAFAPNTFIPITSSFFMFYLYAAPAVRMGALQHLQVIHAATHDSIGMGEDGPTHQPIELAALYRAMPNLLYIRPGDSEETAGAWLAALEAKKSSSIISTSRHALPQLKQTRREGVAHGAYVLEEADAAAVTLIGVGAELSFALDVAQQLKETKGIAVRVVSFPCQRLFEQQALDYKRTVLRRHQGIPAVVIEPYAPNGWERYADAGINIRRFGHSLPGKAAYKFFGYETGVMAAKVGDYLDRLEKGEWQRGEFVDL